The following are encoded in a window of Panicum virgatum strain AP13 chromosome 5N, P.virgatum_v5, whole genome shotgun sequence genomic DNA:
- the LOC120674628 gene encoding uncharacterized protein LOC120674628 — protein sequence MVIPNYTYLKLKMTSPKGVITVGPSFEHAYECDVECVEHAEALAVDEALAAQLEDMTNEAMDSAQRHTGSFEYAEGTKDVPLDPNTPDGKTLKISATLSNK from the coding sequence atggtgatccccaactacacctacctcaagctaaaGATGACAAGCCCGAAGGGAGTCATCACCGTCGGTccctcgttcgagcacgcctacgagtgcgacgtcgagtgcgtcgagcacGCCGAGGCTCTGGCAGTAGACGAGGCTCTCGCCGCACAGCTGGAGGACATGACGAACGAGGCCATGGACTCCGCGCAGCGACACACGGGCAGCTTCGAGTATGCCGAGGGTACCAAGGACGTACCCCTCGACCCCAACACCCCAGATGGCAAGACGCTGAAGATTAGTGCCACCCTTAgcaacaaatag